A region of Caballeronia insecticola DNA encodes the following proteins:
- a CDS encoding UxaA family hydrolase, whose product MIEQSEKRVAGPVIRLHSNDNVVIARTDVALGTRVDGEDFVSRSQVTAGYKIAARAIRQGEPIRKYNVVIGFAATDIAPGALVHGHNVEFREFDRDYAYGADYRAIEPVPATQRATFQGIVRADGSVATRNYIGILSTVNCSATVVHKIAEWFTPERLVDYPNVDGVVAFSHSIGCGMEMSGEPMQLLRRTMAGYARHANLAAALIVGLGCERNQLQGLLDQEGLSADARLHTFTMQDTGGTRKTIEAGIDAVKALLARANDVTRSTVDASHLKVGLQCGGSDGFSSISANPALGAAMDILVRHGGTAILSETPEVYGVEHTLTRRAVSRAVGEKLVDRIRWWKEEYSVGRDVQINGQVSPGNQVGGLANIFEKSIGSSMKGGTTPLMEVYRYAEPVTQNGLVFMDTPGFDPVSATGQIAGGANLIAFTTGRGSMFGAKPVPSIKLATNTPMYRRLTEDMDLNCGAILDGEASIASMGQAIFDALLATASGKRTKSELLGLGDHEFVPWQIGIMS is encoded by the coding sequence ATGATCGAGCAGTCCGAGAAGCGCGTTGCCGGCCCGGTGATCCGTCTGCATTCCAACGACAACGTAGTGATTGCCCGCACGGATGTGGCGCTGGGCACGCGCGTCGACGGCGAAGACTTCGTGAGTCGCAGCCAGGTCACGGCGGGCTACAAGATCGCGGCCCGCGCCATTCGTCAGGGCGAGCCTATCCGCAAATACAACGTGGTGATCGGTTTCGCGGCGACGGATATTGCGCCGGGCGCACTGGTTCACGGACACAATGTCGAGTTTCGCGAGTTCGATCGCGATTACGCGTATGGCGCCGATTATCGCGCGATCGAGCCGGTGCCCGCGACGCAGCGCGCGACCTTTCAGGGCATCGTACGTGCGGATGGCAGCGTCGCCACGCGTAATTACATCGGCATTCTTTCCACGGTGAACTGCTCGGCGACCGTCGTGCACAAGATCGCGGAATGGTTCACGCCGGAGCGGCTCGTGGATTATCCAAACGTCGATGGCGTCGTCGCGTTCAGTCATTCAATCGGCTGCGGCATGGAAATGAGCGGCGAGCCGATGCAGCTCTTGCGCCGCACGATGGCCGGTTATGCGCGTCACGCGAACCTGGCGGCCGCGCTGATTGTCGGACTCGGTTGCGAGCGCAATCAGTTGCAAGGCCTGCTCGATCAGGAAGGCCTGAGCGCGGATGCGCGCCTGCATACCTTCACGATGCAGGACACGGGCGGCACGCGCAAAACCATCGAAGCGGGCATCGACGCCGTGAAGGCCTTGCTCGCGCGCGCCAACGATGTCACGCGCAGCACCGTCGATGCGAGCCATCTGAAAGTCGGGCTGCAATGCGGCGGCTCGGACGGCTTTTCGTCGATCAGTGCAAACCCCGCGCTCGGCGCCGCGATGGATATTCTCGTGCGCCACGGCGGCACCGCGATTCTCTCGGAGACGCCCGAAGTTTACGGCGTCGAACATACGTTGACGCGCCGGGCGGTGAGCCGCGCGGTGGGCGAAAAGCTCGTCGATCGCATCCGCTGGTGGAAGGAAGAATATTCCGTCGGCCGCGATGTTCAGATCAACGGCCAGGTCAGCCCCGGCAATCAGGTCGGCGGTCTTGCGAACATCTTCGAAAAGTCGATTGGCTCGTCGATGAAAGGCGGCACCACGCCGTTGATGGAGGTGTATCGCTACGCCGAGCCGGTGACGCAGAACGGCCTCGTCTTCATGGATACGCCGGGCTTCGATCCGGTGTCGGCGACCGGCCAGATCGCGGGCGGCGCGAACCTGATCGCCTTCACGACAGGACGCGGCTCGATGTTCGGCGCGAAGCCGGTGCCGTCGATCAAGCTCGCGACCAACACGCCGATGTATCGCCGCCTCACCGAGGACATGGACCTGAACTGCGGCGCCATTCTCGACGGCGAAGCGAGCATTGCAAGCATGGGGCAGGCGATCTTCGACGCGCTGCTCGCAACCGCGTCGGGCAAGCGCACCAAGAGCGAACTCCTGGGTCTCGGCGACCATGAATTCGTGCCCTGGCAGATCGGCATCATGAGTTGA
- a CDS encoding MFS transporter, which yields MKTGKYRYVVAGLLFTAGAINYMDRAALGIVAPIVGKSLDLSPSQLGIIFSSFFIGYSIFSFLGGYFSDKWGTVRVFTYAMGIWSLFCGLTAAATGFVSLLVCRVFFGIGEGPMSSNTNRTISNWFPRHETSTMIGFTFSGQTLGNAIAGPVVGLIAYAFDWRTSFIVIAVLGFLWLVVWRIFVTDKPAQNARVGADERRMIDESRSVAEAANVEDDGMTLGAYLRRPSTLALGAGLFAVNYTQYVFISWLPSYLTNVMHLDLKQMSIITSIPWICGAIGYFGGGVIGDWIYRRMDDPVKARKLVATIPLALSGVAVLSITSATSLVAAVGLIAAALLFLTGSCQAIWAIQHEILPLHRQGGVGGFIHFLSNLSGIIGPALTGFLIQYFGGYHSAFLFGALIDFTGVIAMVLFVHNRRASELGVASQSLR from the coding sequence ATGAAGACCGGCAAATACCGCTATGTGGTCGCGGGCCTGCTGTTCACGGCCGGCGCGATCAACTATATGGATCGCGCGGCGCTCGGCATCGTTGCGCCGATCGTCGGCAAGTCGCTCGACCTTTCGCCGTCGCAGCTCGGCATCATCTTCAGCAGCTTCTTCATCGGCTATTCGATCTTCTCATTTCTTGGCGGCTACTTCTCCGACAAATGGGGCACGGTGCGCGTATTCACGTATGCGATGGGCATCTGGTCGCTGTTCTGCGGACTCACCGCGGCGGCGACCGGCTTCGTCTCGCTGCTCGTATGTCGCGTGTTCTTCGGCATCGGCGAAGGGCCGATGAGTTCCAACACCAACCGCACGATATCGAACTGGTTTCCACGTCACGAAACCTCGACGATGATCGGCTTCACGTTCTCGGGACAGACGCTCGGCAATGCCATCGCGGGGCCGGTGGTCGGGCTGATTGCGTATGCGTTCGACTGGCGCACGTCGTTCATCGTGATTGCGGTGCTGGGCTTTCTGTGGCTCGTGGTGTGGCGCATCTTCGTAACCGACAAGCCCGCGCAGAACGCGCGCGTCGGCGCGGACGAACGCCGCATGATCGACGAGAGCCGCTCGGTTGCCGAAGCCGCCAACGTCGAAGACGACGGCATGACGCTCGGCGCCTATCTGCGCCGCCCGAGCACGCTCGCGCTCGGCGCGGGCCTGTTCGCCGTGAACTACACGCAGTACGTGTTCATCTCGTGGCTGCCGAGTTATCTCACGAACGTGATGCATCTCGACCTCAAGCAGATGAGCATCATCACGTCGATTCCGTGGATTTGCGGCGCTATCGGCTACTTTGGCGGCGGAGTGATCGGCGACTGGATTTATCGCCGCATGGACGATCCCGTGAAGGCGCGCAAGCTTGTGGCGACCATTCCGCTCGCGCTGTCCGGCGTCGCGGTGCTGAGCATCACGTCGGCGACTTCGCTCGTCGCGGCGGTCGGGCTGATCGCGGCCGCGCTCTTGTTCCTGACCGGCTCGTGCCAGGCTATCTGGGCGATCCAGCACGAGATTCTGCCGCTGCATCGTCAGGGCGGCGTCGGCGGCTTCATCCACTTCCTGAGCAACCTGTCGGGCATTATCGGACCGGCGCTGACGGGCTTCCTCATTCAATATTTCGGCGGCTATCACAGCGCGTTCCTGTTCGGCGCGCTGATCGACTTCACCGGCGTGATCGCCATGGTGCTGTTCGTGCATAACCGCCGCGCATCCGAACTCGGTGTCGCAAGCCAGTCCTTGCGATGA
- a CDS encoding NAD-dependent epimerase/dehydratase family protein, with amino-acid sequence MKRVLITGAAGVIGRVLRAGFAGQYALRLADIAPQAPAGEHEEIVTADITRPERLREIMEGVDTVVHLAGIPDEDTWQKIRDMNIDGCYNVFEAARQAGVKRMVFASSNHAVGFHRRDRMIDDTVMVRPDSRYGVSKAFGEALGRLYADKYGMSVACLRIGSFRADDQPTAPRHLYSWISHRDMVQLTRRCIDAPDYHFVIVYGVSDNARNRWSNANARALGYRPEDDAQTHAPEILASAEAEDATEALFHGGFGCLREFDGDPHRID; translated from the coding sequence ATGAAACGTGTTTTGATTACCGGCGCGGCGGGCGTGATCGGCCGCGTGCTGCGCGCGGGATTCGCGGGACAGTATGCGCTGCGTCTCGCGGATATCGCGCCGCAAGCGCCCGCGGGCGAACATGAAGAGATCGTCACCGCCGACATCACGCGTCCCGAACGCTTGCGCGAGATCATGGAAGGCGTGGATACCGTCGTGCATCTCGCGGGCATTCCCGACGAAGACACGTGGCAGAAGATTCGCGATATGAACATCGACGGCTGCTACAACGTCTTCGAGGCGGCGCGTCAGGCGGGCGTGAAGCGCATGGTGTTCGCGAGCTCGAATCATGCGGTGGGTTTTCATCGGCGCGACCGCATGATCGACGACACGGTGATGGTGCGTCCCGACAGCCGCTATGGCGTGTCGAAAGCCTTCGGCGAAGCGCTCGGACGCCTGTATGCCGACAAGTACGGCATGTCGGTGGCGTGTCTGCGCATCGGTTCGTTTCGCGCGGACGATCAGCCCACGGCGCCGCGTCATCTCTATTCGTGGATCAGTCATCGCGACATGGTGCAACTGACGCGCCGCTGCATCGATGCGCCGGATTATCACTTCGTCATCGTCTACGGCGTGTCCGACAACGCGCGCAATCGCTGGAGCAATGCGAATGCGCGCGCGCTCGGCTATCGCCCTGAAGACGATGCGCAGACGCACGCACCGGAGATTCTTGCGTCGGCCGAAGCCGAAGACGCGACCGAAGCGCTGTTTCATGGCGGCTTCGGCTGTCTTCGGGAGTTCGATGGCGATCCGCATCGCATCGACTAA
- a CDS encoding amidohydrolase family protein, translating into MSKLDEKRREALKALGALSAWAGGLAMAGCAQTSSLSSSQTSAPQVKWSTGTERTTLIMPPDATDCHHHIYDHRYPWAPEATLKPGDATVDDYRQLQKRIGTTRNVIVQPSSYGVDNRLLVESIARFDGRARGIAVVNTSVTQAELEALNRAGVRGIRFNLAPPGTTTLDMVKPLAARIAPMGWHVQVNAPAAYLLQARSTWYDLPCPVVFDHLAHVPEPEGVNHPSFQMVSELLTSGKAYVKLIGFYNETRVGPPTYADSVALASAYARVAPERVLWGSDWPHPTEQPLNRIPDDALLANLFAQVVPDEATRRRILVDTPASLYGFA; encoded by the coding sequence GTGTCGAAGCTGGACGAGAAGCGCCGCGAGGCGCTCAAGGCGCTGGGCGCGTTGAGCGCGTGGGCGGGCGGGTTGGCGATGGCGGGCTGTGCGCAGACGTCGTCGCTGTCGTCGTCGCAAACTTCCGCGCCACAGGTGAAGTGGTCGACGGGAACGGAGCGCACGACGCTCATCATGCCGCCCGATGCAACGGACTGTCATCATCATATTTACGACCATCGCTATCCGTGGGCGCCCGAAGCGACGCTCAAGCCCGGCGATGCAACCGTCGACGACTATCGGCAATTGCAGAAGCGCATTGGCACGACGCGCAACGTGATCGTCCAGCCGTCGAGTTATGGTGTCGATAATCGTTTGCTAGTCGAATCGATTGCACGTTTCGATGGACGCGCGCGCGGCATTGCGGTCGTCAACACGAGCGTGACGCAGGCGGAACTCGAAGCGTTGAATCGCGCGGGCGTGCGCGGCATCCGTTTCAATCTCGCGCCGCCGGGCACGACCACGCTCGACATGGTGAAGCCGCTTGCAGCCCGTATCGCGCCAATGGGATGGCATGTTCAGGTGAACGCGCCGGCCGCCTATCTGCTTCAGGCGCGGAGCACGTGGTACGACTTGCCGTGTCCCGTGGTGTTCGATCATCTCGCGCACGTACCGGAGCCGGAAGGCGTGAATCATCCTTCGTTCCAGATGGTGTCGGAGTTGCTCACGAGCGGCAAGGCGTATGTGAAGCTGATCGGCTTCTACAACGAGACGCGCGTCGGGCCGCCCACTTATGCGGACAGCGTCGCGCTTGCGTCCGCGTATGCGCGCGTCGCGCCGGAGCGTGTGCTGTGGGGAAGCGACTGGCCGCATCCGACCGAGCAGCCGCTCAACCGTATCCCCGACGATGCGTTGCTCGCAAATCTCTTCGCTCAGGTCGTGCCCGACGAAGCGACGCGCCGTCGCATACTCGTCGATACGCCCGCGAGCCTCTACGGCTTCGCCTGA
- a CDS encoding 2-hydroxyacid dehydrogenase: protein MQTDQTIPPVLQIGAFPAGAQALLDARLDLHALAAIDADDALRQRIGAIVTRSNYDIDAALIERLPSLRIIATSGVGFDRIPVEFARARGVVVTNTPDLLNAAVAELTIGLVLALLRQLPQANRFVREGAWSSGAFALGTSLAGKRVGIVGMGRIGREIARRLAPFDVDIAYFGRTRQPLTFEWFDEPAKLARWSDILIASCPGGQATHHLIDAAVLDALGSSGMLVNIARGSVVDEKALALALERRTIAGAALDVFECEPLGESPLRALDNVVLSPHIGSATHETRLAMARLTIDNVVSFFTTGQALTPVV, encoded by the coding sequence ATGCAAACCGACCAGACCATTCCGCCCGTTCTGCAGATCGGCGCGTTCCCCGCCGGCGCGCAAGCGTTGCTCGATGCGCGTCTCGATCTGCACGCGCTCGCCGCCATCGATGCCGACGACGCATTGCGCCAGCGCATCGGCGCAATCGTCACGCGCTCGAACTACGACATCGACGCCGCGCTGATCGAAAGGCTGCCGTCACTGCGCATCATCGCGACGAGCGGTGTCGGCTTCGATCGCATTCCGGTGGAGTTCGCACGTGCACGCGGCGTCGTTGTCACGAATACGCCGGATTTGCTCAACGCGGCCGTCGCGGAGTTGACGATCGGTCTCGTGCTCGCGTTGCTGCGGCAACTGCCGCAAGCCAACCGCTTCGTGCGCGAAGGTGCGTGGTCGAGCGGCGCATTTGCGCTCGGCACGAGTCTCGCGGGCAAGCGTGTGGGCATCGTGGGCATGGGCCGCATCGGACGCGAGATCGCGCGTCGGCTCGCACCGTTCGACGTCGACATTGCATACTTCGGACGCACGCGTCAGCCGTTGACGTTCGAATGGTTCGACGAGCCCGCGAAACTCGCGCGCTGGTCCGACATCCTGATTGCGAGTTGTCCCGGCGGACAGGCGACGCATCATCTGATCGATGCTGCCGTGCTCGACGCGCTCGGTTCATCGGGCATGCTCGTGAACATCGCGCGCGGTTCTGTCGTCGATGAAAAGGCGCTTGCGCTCGCGCTGGAACGAAGAACGATCGCGGGCGCGGCGCTCGACGTGTTCGAGTGCGAGCCGCTCGGCGAATCGCCGCTGCGCGCACTCGACAATGTCGTGCTGAGCCCGCATATCGGCAGCGCGACTCATGAGACGCGCCTCGCAATGGCGCGCCTCACGATCGATAACGTGGTCTCCTTCTTTACGACAGGACAGGCGCTGACGCCCGTCGTTTGA
- a CDS encoding MFS transporter — MYDSTSLPASIDTDDADSIFRRVALRFMPLLFVGYVVAYLDRVNVGFAKLQMLNSLHLSEAVYGLGAGLFFVGYFFFEVPSNLLLHRIGARRWIARIMITWAVLSMATAWVSTPLQFYTVRFLLGVAEAGFFPGMVLYLTYWFPSHRRGKMVALLMAGNPVSGLVGGPASGWIMHSMSGVGGLDGWQWLFIIEALPSIVLGIVILKHLDDRVADAAWLSEREKRVILDEIAADTATQTHGSVRAVFTSGRVYLMCLILFGIVMGSYAIGFWQPTILRSTGIEDAFIIGLLTMIPYSVALVAMIVAGKHADRTRERRWHVALPALVAGSGFVLCALSGASSALSVAGLTLATAGVITALPMFWALPTAFLSGTGAAAGIALINCTGNLAGFISPAVIGWLKTVTHSLSSGLFVVAASLALSALLILLFVPAKLVNK; from the coding sequence TTGTACGACAGCACTTCACTGCCCGCCTCGATCGACACCGACGACGCCGATTCCATCTTTCGCCGCGTCGCGCTGCGCTTCATGCCGCTGCTGTTCGTCGGCTATGTGGTCGCGTATCTGGATCGCGTAAATGTCGGCTTCGCCAAGTTGCAGATGCTCAACTCGCTGCATCTGAGCGAGGCCGTCTACGGCCTGGGCGCAGGGCTGTTCTTCGTCGGGTACTTCTTCTTCGAGGTGCCGAGCAACCTGCTTTTGCATCGCATCGGGGCGCGGCGCTGGATCGCGCGGATCATGATCACGTGGGCCGTGTTATCGATGGCCACCGCCTGGGTCTCGACGCCGTTGCAGTTCTACACCGTGCGCTTCCTTCTCGGCGTCGCGGAAGCGGGCTTCTTTCCGGGCATGGTGCTGTATCTGACGTACTGGTTTCCGTCGCACCGGCGCGGAAAAATGGTGGCGCTGCTGATGGCGGGCAATCCGGTATCGGGTCTTGTCGGCGGGCCGGCATCGGGATGGATCATGCATTCGATGAGCGGTGTCGGCGGGCTGGATGGCTGGCAATGGCTCTTCATCATCGAAGCGTTGCCGTCCATCGTGCTGGGCATTGTGATCCTCAAGCATCTCGATGATCGCGTCGCCGACGCCGCGTGGCTGTCCGAGCGCGAAAAGCGCGTGATTCTCGATGAAATCGCCGCCGATACCGCCACGCAGACGCACGGTTCCGTGCGCGCGGTCTTCACGTCGGGACGCGTGTATCTGATGTGCCTGATCCTGTTCGGCATCGTCATGGGCTCGTACGCCATCGGTTTCTGGCAGCCGACCATTCTGCGTTCCACCGGTATCGAGGACGCATTCATCATCGGCTTGCTGACGATGATCCCCTACTCCGTCGCGCTCGTCGCGATGATCGTCGCAGGCAAGCATGCCGACCGCACGCGCGAGCGCCGCTGGCACGTCGCGCTGCCCGCACTCGTCGCGGGATCGGGCTTCGTGCTGTGTGCGCTGTCGGGCGCGTCGTCGGCGCTTTCGGTGGCGGGCCTCACGCTCGCGACCGCGGGCGTCATCACCGCGCTGCCGATGTTCTGGGCGCTGCCCACGGCCTTCCTCAGCGGCACGGGCGCGGCGGCGGGCATTGCGCTCATCAACTGCACGGGCAATCTCGCGGGATTCATCAGCCCGGCTGTGATCGGCTGGCTGAAGACGGTCACGCATTCGCTTTCGTCGGGGTTGTTCGTCGTGGCCGCATCGCTCGCGTTGTCGGCGCTGCTGATCTTGCTCTTCGTGCCGGCGAAGCTCGTCAACAAATAA
- a CDS encoding dihydrodipicolinate synthase family protein — protein sequence MPSPNTFHGALSPVLTPFDDDGAVSAQRLIHHCSALLNDDVGLAVFGTNSEANSLSVAEKRGLLDALIEAGLPAARMMPGTGACALPDAIELTRHAVANGCGGVLMLPPFYYKGVSDEGLFRAYASVIDAVADARLKVYLYHIPPVAQVPLSLALIERLLVAYPGTIAGIKDSSGDWNNTAALIDAFASSGFEVFAGSETFLLRTLEAGGAGCITATGNVNAAAIARLARDWRAVDAPAQQRRLDETRAVFQRFPMIAAMKAAIAWQSGDEAWARLRAPLVELDATQRAQLESALEAIGFRIPHAAQLALRAEAAH from the coding sequence ATGCCTTCGCCAAACACCTTTCACGGCGCACTGTCGCCCGTCCTGACCCCGTTCGACGATGACGGCGCCGTGTCGGCACAACGTCTGATCCATCATTGCAGCGCGCTGCTGAACGACGATGTCGGGCTTGCCGTGTTCGGCACCAATTCCGAGGCCAACTCGCTGTCGGTGGCCGAGAAGCGCGGCCTGCTCGATGCGCTCATCGAAGCCGGTCTGCCCGCGGCGCGCATGATGCCCGGCACCGGCGCATGCGCGCTGCCCGACGCGATCGAACTCACGCGCCACGCCGTCGCAAACGGCTGCGGCGGCGTGCTCATGCTGCCGCCGTTCTACTACAAAGGCGTCAGCGACGAAGGCCTGTTCCGCGCGTATGCGAGCGTGATCGACGCCGTCGCCGATGCGCGGCTGAAGGTCTATCTCTATCACATCCCGCCCGTCGCGCAGGTGCCGCTGAGTCTTGCGCTGATCGAACGGCTGCTCGTTGCGTATCCCGGAACCATCGCGGGCATCAAGGACAGCTCCGGCGACTGGAACAACACGGCGGCGCTTATCGATGCGTTCGCATCGTCCGGCTTCGAAGTGTTCGCGGGCAGCGAGACCTTCCTGCTGCGCACGCTCGAAGCGGGCGGCGCGGGCTGCATCACCGCGACGGGCAACGTGAACGCGGCGGCCATCGCAAGGCTTGCACGCGATTGGCGCGCAGTCGATGCACCCGCGCAGCAGCGACGGCTCGACGAAACGCGCGCCGTGTTCCAGCGTTTTCCGATGATCGCCGCGATGAAGGCCGCTATCGCATGGCAATCCGGCGACGAAGCGTGGGCCCGCCTGCGCGCGCCGCTCGTCGAACTGGACGCCACGCAGCGCGCGCAACTGGAAAGCGCGCTGGAGGCAATCGGCTTTCGCATACCGCACGCCGCCCAGCTCGCGCTACGTGCAGAAGCGGCGCACTGA